One genomic window of Campylobacter curvus includes the following:
- a CDS encoding class I SAM-dependent methyltransferase, whose amino-acid sequence MQKISFKDGVSETLLINLYFRSLENKLPKPLLKDEFSGAVVDKIDYDFSKFDSSDMSRIGVIIRAKYFDDEIIEFAKNKECIVVVQVGAGFDTRPLRLEHACPNAVFYDLDLPDVIKFRDELVPKAKQNFSLACSMLETAWMDELAGKYPQTPFIFVLEGVSMYFEESEMKGFFLNLAKRFKGEVALDLLNVWCCKMMAKNHTKHDTLKYIKDAKTKFGIDDPRDIERWDDEGCIKYLKTGIMMDMYLNRWPFKARLMRFIPTLKHSCTMSVYGLNLAQ is encoded by the coding sequence ATGCAAAAGATCAGCTTTAAAGACGGCGTTTCAGAGACATTACTCATAAATTTATACTTTAGAAGCCTTGAAAACAAACTGCCTAAGCCCTTGTTAAAAGATGAATTTTCAGGTGCGGTGGTGGATAAGATCGATTATGATTTTTCCAAATTCGATAGCTCCGATATGAGCCGCATCGGCGTGATCATCAGGGCCAAATATTTTGACGATGAGATCATAGAATTTGCCAAAAACAAAGAGTGTATCGTCGTCGTTCAGGTGGGTGCGGGCTTTGACACGAGGCCGCTTAGGCTAGAGCATGCTTGCCCTAACGCCGTATTTTACGACCTTGATCTGCCTGATGTCATAAAATTTCGCGATGAGCTCGTGCCAAAAGCAAAGCAAAATTTCAGCCTAGCTTGCTCCATGCTAGAGACTGCGTGGATGGACGAGCTAGCGGGAAAATACCCGCAGACTCCGTTTATTTTTGTCTTGGAGGGCGTCTCGATGTATTTCGAGGAGAGCGAGATGAAGGGCTTTTTCCTAAATTTAGCCAAGCGCTTTAAAGGCGAAGTCGCACTCGACTTACTAAACGTCTGGTGCTGCAAGATGATGGCGAAAAATCACACCAAGCACGATACTTTAAAATATATCAAAGACGCAAAGACGAAATTTGGCATCGATGATCCGCGCGACATAGAGCGCTGGGACGATGAGGGGTGTATCAAATACCTAAAAACAGGCATCATGATGGACATGTATCTAAATCGCTGGCCGTTTAAGGCGCGGCTGATGAGATTTATCCCGACACTAAAGCACTCTTGTACGATGAGCGTTTATGGGCTAAATTTAGCTCAATGA
- a CDS encoding Crp/Fnr family transcriptional regulator, whose amino-acid sequence MKFDFFDGLNPQEIELVKARSKSVNFKKGAILFYEGDICEEILYLEKGKIKLLVAANEASQIPLYDFCEGEQCIVNIASALSHSKAMATAEAMTDIKGLLIPASVIRELIATSSAYQAKIFSLFTLRYASLTTLIEDAKFKRLDSRILEFLRSFNTAEIRVTNKEIAEHLGTSQNVINRVLQDLKNKNLLKLARGKITLLK is encoded by the coding sequence ATGAAATTTGACTTTTTTGACGGGCTAAACCCTCAAGAAATAGAGCTCGTAAAGGCGAGATCAAAATCGGTAAATTTTAAAAAAGGCGCGATACTTTTTTATGAGGGTGACATTTGTGAGGAAATTTTATACCTTGAAAAGGGCAAGATAAAGCTTTTAGTCGCGGCAAACGAAGCTTCGCAGATACCGCTTTATGATTTTTGCGAAGGGGAGCAATGTATAGTAAATATAGCAAGCGCCCTTTCTCACAGCAAAGCCATGGCGACGGCAGAAGCCATGACCGATATAAAGGGGCTTTTGATCCCGGCTAGCGTGATCCGCGAACTGATAGCGACCTCAAGCGCCTATCAAGCTAAAATTTTCTCACTTTTCACGCTTAGATATGCCTCTTTAACCACGCTTATAGAAGATGCTAAATTTAAGCGCCTAGACAGCAGGATCTTAGAATTCCTGCGCTCTTTCAATACCGCAGAAATTCGCGTCACGAATAAAGAGATAGCAGAACATCTCGGCACTTCGCAAAATGTCATAAACCGTGTATTGCAAGATCTGAAAAATAAAAATTTACTAAAGCTCGCACGCGGAAAGATCACGCTACTAAAGTGA
- a CDS encoding DUF3137 domain-containing protein encodes MNGKSKNDLEIWLGIAAIVLSCTLSFVSFWPLKDEILKGEMDFTFIVQNLLPFALLCFVCFKFLPKILVAFKSPKRPKINTNILNFKIPKSLNVLEIKRRILVKKITDFKIKFIPLALIIGLLIAHYISLIYGVVCAGLLYLGLWAILLGEKKRAFVNEFKHEVITRVAAHFGLRYDPAGSLGLAEFFMIYDCSVDEYYGEDLISGEIEGVNVKFSDFCALMEVKTKNHTTKVPQFQGVLFVADFNKKLAHTTRVYHVKSKNLAHEGRRANMDNVKFERLFDVYSTDQIAARYVLTPAMMERILGLEARFNAPIDLVFTQNKIFIAVETWTDGFEPNIDLSLIKSQTLSLYMSQIQDFADIVKELKLNQKIWI; translated from the coding sequence TTGAACGGCAAATCGAAAAACGATCTTGAAATTTGGCTTGGCATCGCAGCTATCGTGCTATCATGCACGCTTAGCTTCGTAAGCTTTTGGCCGCTTAAAGATGAAATTTTAAAAGGCGAGATGGACTTTACCTTTATCGTCCAAAACCTACTGCCGTTTGCGCTTTTATGCTTTGTCTGCTTTAAATTCCTACCTAAAATTTTAGTCGCTTTCAAGTCCCCCAAACGCCCTAAAATCAACACCAACATTTTAAATTTCAAGATACCAAAAAGCCTAAACGTGCTTGAGATAAAGCGCAGGATACTGGTAAAAAAGATAACGGACTTTAAGATAAAATTTATCCCTCTAGCCCTGATAATAGGGCTACTCATAGCTCACTACATATCGCTCATCTACGGCGTCGTCTGCGCGGGGCTGCTTTATCTGGGACTTTGGGCGATCTTATTAGGCGAAAAGAAACGTGCGTTCGTAAATGAGTTCAAACACGAGGTCATAACGAGAGTCGCCGCGCATTTTGGGCTAAGATACGACCCTGCAGGCTCTCTTGGCTTGGCGGAGTTTTTTATGATCTATGACTGCAGCGTCGATGAATACTACGGCGAGGATCTAATCAGCGGCGAGATAGAGGGCGTGAATGTGAAATTTAGCGATTTTTGCGCGCTGATGGAGGTAAAGACCAAAAACCATACCACCAAAGTCCCGCAGTTTCAGGGCGTTTTATTTGTAGCCGACTTCAATAAAAAACTCGCCCACACGACCAGAGTCTATCACGTAAAATCAAAAAATTTAGCCCATGAGGGGCGACGGGCAAATATGGACAACGTGAAATTTGAAAGGCTTTTTGATGTTTACTCCACCGATCAAATAGCCGCCAGATACGTTCTCACGCCTGCGATGATGGAGCGTATCTTAGGACTTGAAGCGAGATTCAACGCCCCTATCGATCTCGTTTTCACACAAAACAAAATTTTCATCGCGGTCGAGACATGGACGGACGGCTTTGAGCCAAACATCGATCTAAGCCTCATAAAAAGCCAAACACTGAGCCTTTACATGAGCCAGATACAAGACTTTGCGGACATCGTAAAAGAGCTAAAGCTAAATCAAAAAATTTGGATATGA